Genomic segment of Chloracidobacterium sp. N:
CCGACCGTTTCGGGCCACACGAGGTCACGGCTGACCTGACACCGCGGCCGTTCGACGTCGGCTGGCTGGTGCTGGATGCAAGTCTGGCCCGGACCCGTTATGATTGGCGGCCGACGTACACACGCGAAGCCATCTTTGCTGAAATTGCAGAGCATGCCCGGCAACATCCAGAGTGGCTGCGGCTTTCCGAGGACTAGCCATGTTTGCACCCGACCCGAACCTGCCGCCCCTGAAGCGCCTGTCCGTTGTCATTCCGGCGCGGGATGAAGCCGGGTGTATCCGTTCGACCGTCGAGCACCTGTACGTTGAACTGCGGCTGCACCAGATTCCACACGAAATCATCGTCGTGGACGACGGCAGTACGGACGCCACGTGGGAAGTCCTGCAGGCGGCCTGTGCCGACATTCCCACCCTGCGTCCGGTGCAGAACACGGGTGAGCACGGATTTGGGCGCGCCATCACCTTTGGTTTTGAGCACGTCACGGGCGATGCGGTCGTCATCATGATGGCGGATGAATCGGATGACTGCCGCGATGTCGTCCGCTACTGGCGGGAACTCAACCGGGGCTATGAGTGCGTCTTTGGCAGCCGCTTCGTCAAAGGCGGGGGAACGATTGACTACCCACCCATCAAGTGGGTACTCAACCGGCTGGCCAATACATTTCTGCGGCTGCTGTTTGGCATCCGGCTCAACGACACCACGAATGCTTTCAAGGCGTACCGGCGGGAGGTCATTGAGGGCTGCCGGCCTTTTCTGTCGCCGCACTTCAACCTGACAGTGGAACTGCCGCTCAAGGCGATTGTCCGGGGCTACACCTGGACGGTCATTCCCATTACCTGGCGCAACCGGCGTACGGGGTTGGCCAAGCTCAAGATCAAGGAAATGGGCAGCCGGTATTTCTTCATCTGCTGTTACGTCTGGCTGGAGAAGTATTTCAGCCGTGGCGACTACCGGCGCAAGCCAC
This window contains:
- a CDS encoding glycosyltransferase family 2 protein; this translates as MFAPDPNLPPLKRLSVVIPARDEAGCIRSTVEHLYVELRLHQIPHEIIVVDDGSTDATWEVLQAACADIPTLRPVQNTGEHGFGRAITFGFEHVTGDAVVIMMADESDDCRDVVRYWRELNRGYECVFGSRFVKGGGTIDYPPIKWVLNRLANTFLRLLFGIRLNDTTNAFKAYRREVIEGCRPFLSPHFNLTVELPLKAIVRGYTWTVIPITWRNRRTGLAKLKIKEMGSRYFFICCYVWLEKYFSRGDYRRKPQPALPQAMPATETEKALQ